From a region of the Candidatus Zixiibacteriota bacterium genome:
- a CDS encoding helix-turn-helix transcriptional regulator produces the protein MKTENSKKKLSTEHLELEIDNLKKCIAGKDATIDELLLRINKQKKIILSRIYANVNKIVLPLLGFCEDHVSEIGKHYIKLIRNNLKNIESPFIYSLEEKQNRLTQRELEICHFIKSGFSSKEIASLLNISEHTIYTQRRNIRRKLELANKGIKLETYLLQLNSKDELSD, from the coding sequence ATGAAAACAGAAAATTCGAAAAAAAAACTCTCTACAGAACATCTTGAATTGGAAATTGACAATTTAAAGAAATGTATCGCGGGCAAAGACGCAACTATTGACGAGTTGCTATTAAGAATTAATAAGCAAAAAAAAATCATTCTTTCTCGAATTTATGCAAATGTCAATAAAATTGTCTTGCCTTTGCTGGGATTTTGCGAGGATCACGTTAGCGAAATAGGCAAACACTATATCAAGCTTATAAGAAATAATTTGAAAAACATTGAGTCGCCCTTTATATATTCACTTGAAGAGAAACAGAATAGGTTAACCCAACGGGAATTAGAAATTTGTCATTTTATAAAATCAGGTTTTTCATCAAAAGAAATTGCATCGCTGTTGAATATATCTGAACACACGATTTATACTCAGAGAAGGAATATCAGGCGCAAACTGGAATTGGCAAATAAAGGGATTAAACTGGAAACATACTTGCTTCAATTAAATTCGAAGGATGAATTATCTGATTAA